In Nicotiana tabacum cultivar K326 chromosome 19, ASM71507v2, whole genome shotgun sequence, one DNA window encodes the following:
- the LOC107772515 gene encoding aspartyl protease family protein 2-like yields the protein MLSPSHYHFTIFPSPNLCKMEEKPISISFLFTFPSIFLSLFAISVSSTSPQYQTLVLNSLPNSEPQSLSWATEDFEAQLSGDGSNPDPDTTLSVQLHHVDLVSPSSFNATPHALFKLRLQRDAARAKALSDLAAANITVGRRGGGHHVVGSRDFSSSVTSGLAQGSGEYFTRLGVGTPPKYAYMVLDTGSDVVWIQCSPCKKCYTQSDPVFDPTKSTSFLGVSCGSPLCRRLDSPGCNRKKCLYQVSYGDGSFTVGDFSTETLTFRKTRVNNVALGCGHDNEGLFVGAAGLLGLGRGRLSFPTQAGRRFGRKFSYCLVDRSASSRPSYIVFGESAVSRTAVFTPLVNNPKLDTFYYVELTGISVGGTRVPSIRPSLFKLDAAGDGGVIVDSGTSVTRLTRPAYVALRDSFRMGAANLKRAPDFSLFDTCFDLSGKTEVKVPTVVLHFKGAEVSLPASNYLIPVDSDGTFCFAFAGTMSGLSIIGNIQQQGFRVVFDLAGSRLGFAPRGCA from the coding sequence ATGCTCTCCCCTTCCCACTATCACTTCACCATTTTTCCTTCCCCAAATCTCTGTAAAATGGAAGAAAAACCCATTTCCATTTCCTTCCTCTTCACTTTCCCGTCCATTTTCCTTTCCCTCTTTGCCATTTCTGTGTCTTCCACTTCCCCTCAATACCAAACATTAGTCTTGAACTCCCTTCCCAACTCCGAACCTCAGTCCCTCTCATGGGCTACCGAAGATTTCGAAGCCCAACTTTCCGGCGATGGGTCAAACCCGGATCCGGATACCACACTTTCTGTACAGTTGCATCACGTCGACTTAGTATCTCCTTCATCCTTCAATGCTACACCTCACGCTTTGTTCAAACTACGTCTCCAACGTGACGCTGCTAGAGCTAAGGCACTTTCAGATCTCGCTGCAGCTAATATCACCGTCGGCCGCCGCGGCGGAGGGCACCATGTTGTCGGCAGTAGGGACTTCTCTAGTTCTGTTACTTCTGGACTCGCTCAGGGTAGTGGCGAGTACTTCACGCGCCTTGGTGTTGGCACTCCTCCCAAGTATGCTTACATGGTGTTGGACACTGGAAGTGACGTCGTTTGGATCCAGTGTTCTCCTTGCAAGAAATGCTACACTCAATCCGACCCGGTTTTTGACCCGACTAAATCCACCTCCTTCCTTGGTGTTTCATGTGGGTCCCCTTTGTGCCGCCGGTTGGATTCTCCGGGCTGTAACCGCAAGAAGTGCCTTTACCAAGTTTCATACGGCGACGGTTCTTTCACCGTCGGTGATTTTTCAACTGAAACGTTAACTTTCCGTAAGACACGTGTAAACAACGTGGCCCTTGGATGCGGCCACGATAATGAAGGTTTATTCGTGGGAGCCGCCGGGTTACTCGGTCTCGGCCGGGGAAGACTGTCATTTCCGACTCAAGCCGGTCGGCGGTTCGGCCGGAAATTTTCTTACTGCCTTGTGGACCGCTCTGCTTCCTCTAGACCGTCGTACATAGTTTTCGGTGAATCAGCTGTCTCTCGAACCGCCGTGTTTACCCCACTCGTAAATAACCCAAAACTCGACACCTTTTACTACGTGGAGCTCACCGGAATCAGCGTCGGCGGCACTAGGGTTCCATCCATTAGGCCGTCACTGTTCAAGCTAGACGCAGCCGGTGATGGTGGGGTGATAGTGGATTCAGGAACTTCAGTGACCCGGTTGACCCGACCCGCTTACGTGGCACTGAGGGACTCTTTCAGAATGGGTGCTGCAAATCTGAAGAGAGCACCGGATTTCTCGTTGTTCGACACGTGTTTTGATCTGTCAGGGAAGACGGAAGTTAAAGTTCCGACGGTGGTTCTGCATTTCAAGGGAGCTGAGGTGTCATTGCCGGCGTCGAATTACTTGATTCCGGTGGACAGTGATGGAACATTCTGCTTCGCATTTGCGGGTACAATGAGTGGATTATCAATTATTGGAAACATTCAACAGCAAGGTTTTAGGGTAGTGTTTGATCTTGCTGGTTCTCGCTTAGGATTTGCTCCTCGTGGCTGTGCTTAA